The sequence ACTTACCGCGGGCGGGTGTTCTCGCTCTACGACGTGGCATTCAACGTCGCCTTTGTCGGAGCCGCGGCGATCGCCGCCCTGATCCTGCCGTCGGACGGCCGCTCCTCGATGCTGGTGATCGCCCTGGCGCTGATCTACGCGGGGGTCGGCTACGCGATGTTCCACGTGGAACATCGGCCGGCGATGTTCCACGTGGAACAGGAAGCGGAGGAGAACGGCTGAGGGCCGAACGGCTGAGGGCGCCGGACCGGAGACGGTCGATGTTCCACGTGAAACATCGACCCGTTCGGCATCAGCCGCTCGACGTCAGGCCCTCGGCAGGGGACTCGCTCGACCTCAGCCCGCTCCCCACCGGCATCAGCTCTGCGCCGCCCACCATTCCTTCAGCGCGGCCACGGCCGCGTCCTCGCCGAGCGGGCCGTTCTCCAGCCGCAGCTCCAGCAGGTGCTGGTACGCCTTGCCGACCACCGGGCTCGGCGGGACCCCGAGAATCCCCATGATCTGGTTGCCGTCCAGATCCGGACGGATCGCGTCCAGCTCCTCGCGCTCCTGCAGTTCGGCGATCCGCGCCTCCAATCCGTCATAGGTACGGGACAGCGCCGCGGCCTTGCGCTTGTTGCGGGTCGTGCAGTCGGAGCGGGTCAGCCGGTGCAGCCGCTCCAGCAGCGGGCCGGCGTCGCGCACATAGCGGCGTACGGCCGAGTCGGTCCACTCGCCGCTGCCGTAGCCGTGGAAGCGCAGGTGCAGCTCGACCAGCCGGGAGACGTCCTTCACCATCTCGTTGGGGTACTTCAGCTTCATCATCCGGGACTTGGTCATCTTGGCGCCCACCACTTCGTGGTGGTGGAAGGAGACCCGGCCGTCCGGCTCGAAGCGCCGGGTCCGCGGCTTGCCGATGTCGTGCAGCAGTGCGGCCAACCGCAGCACCAGATCGGGTCCGTCGGTCTCCAGGTCGATCGCCTGCTCCAGCACGGTCAGGGTGTGCTCGTACACGTCCTTGTGCCGGAAGTGCTCGTCCCGCTCCAGCCGCAGCGCCGACAGTTCGGGGAGCACCTGATCGGCGAGCCCGGTGTCCACCAGCAGCCGCAGGCCCTTGCGGGGGTGGTCGGAGAGCAGCAGCTTGTTCAGCTCGTCCCTGACCCGCTCGGCGGACACGATCGTGATCCGGTCCGCCATCGCCGTCATCGCGGCGACCACCTCGGGCGCCACCTCGAAGTCGAGCTGGGCGGCGAACCGGGCCGCTCGCATCATCCGCAGCGGGTCGTCGGAAAACGACGACTCCGGGGTACCCGGCGTACGCAGCAGCCGGGCCGCCAGGTCGTCCAGGCCGCCGTAGGGGTCCACGAACTCCGTCTCGGGCAGCGCCACGGCCATCGCGTTCACCGTGAAGTCCCGGCGCACCAGGTCCTCCTCGATGGTGTCGCCGTAGGAGACCTCCGGCTTGCGCGAGGTCCGGTCGTACACCTCGGACCGGTAGGTGGTCACCTCGACCTGGAAGCTCCTGGCCTCCTCGCCCTCGCCGGCGGGCACGTCCTTGCGGGCACCGACCGTGCCGAAGGCGATGCCGACCTCCCACAGCGCGTCCGCCCACGGCCGCAGGATCTTCAGTACCTGCTCGGGACGGGCATCCGTGGTGAAGTCCAGGTCGTTGCCGAGCCTGCCGAGCAGGGTGTCCCTGACCGAGCCGCCGACCAAGGCGAGCTTGAAACCGGCGGCGCTGAACAACCGGCCGAGGTCTTCGGCCACCGGCTCGATCCGGTGGTGGGCCTGCGGGGGCTGGGCGGCATTGCTGACGTTCGGCACAACGTCAAAGGGTACGGGGCGCGGGCGGGCCCTGGCGCGCCGGTTTCCCATGAGCTGTGGCGTACCTGTGGCGGACGCACAGCACTTGGACACCTCGACGATCGTTAACATGCCACCACGCACTTCCGCAGGACGCACAAGGCAGACGGACGACCGACCGGTGGCACCCACCGGCAGACGACGAACGAGGGACGGGCGAGCGCGTGGGCGAGGCGGCACAGGCAGCCGGTAGGGCTCCGACGGCACCGCGCCGACGGCTGCTGCGGGGCACAGCACTCCTTGCCGGAGCCGCGCTCCTCACCGGCCTGCTGCAGGCCGTGGGAGCCACCACCTCGCACGCCGCCCCGGAACTGGCGGCAACGGCCGCCACCGGCTCGCGTGCGGCCGCGGTGACCGTCACCGACCTGAGCCCCCGCATCCCGTCCTCGAGCGACTCGATCACGGTGACCGGCACCGTGGTGAACAACGGCAAGTCGAAGATCGCCGATGCGCGGATGGCCGCCCACGTGCCGCCCGGCGGAGCGGTACACACGCGCAGCGCGCTGCTGAGCGAGGAGTCCAGGACCGGATTCGACGTCACCCTGGACGGCAAGGACATCAACGGCCACCAGGTCACCATGCCGGACCTCGCGCCCGGTCAGAGCGCGAAATTCACCATGAAGATCCCGGTGAGCGCCCTCTACCTCGGTCCTTCCGGCGGCGTGTACGTGGTCGGTATCGCGCTGGACGGGCAGAACGCCGAGGTGCCGGCCGACCACGTCCTCGGCATCAAGCGGGTCTTCCTGCCCTGGTACGGCAACAGCAGCGGCGCGAAGTCGACCCGGCTCACCAATCTGTGGCCGCTCACGGACCGGCCGCACGTCGACCCGCGCGGCGACAGCGACTCCCAGCAGAGCCCGATCTTCACCGACGACGACCTGGTCAAGGAGCTCAAGCCCGGCGGCCGGCTCGACGAGATGGTCAGGCTCGGCAGCACCCTGCCGGTCACGTGGGTCGTCGACCCCGATCTGCTGGCCACCGTCGAGGCGATGACGAAGCCCTACCGGGTGGCCGGACCAGGTGGTGATGTCACTCACCCCACCGACGGCACCGGCTCGACGGTGGCCAAGCAGTGGCTGAACTCACTCAAGACGGCCGTGGCCGGTCACCAGGTGGTGGCGCTGCCGTTCGGCGATCCGGACATCGCCTCGCTCGCCCACCACGCCAAGGGACAGACCAGCGACCTCAACCTGGTGAAGACCGGCACCGCCCTGGGCAAGACCACGGTCGACCTCATCCTCGGCGTCCAGTCCCTCACCAACGTGGCCTGGCCGGTGGACGGCGCGATCGACCCGTCGGTGGTGTCCGTGGCGCGGGCCTCCGGCGCCGACCAGATCATCACGCGCAACGACTCCCTCCGGGAGCACGCGACACTCGACCACACCCCGACCTCGGCCCGCTCCATCGGCGGGGGCACCACCGCGGTGAACACCGACGCGGTCCTGTCCACCGACTTCGACGGCGACATGAGCAAGCCGCAGAACGCCAGCCTCGCGATCCAGAACTACCTCGCGCAGACCCTGCTGATCACCCTCGAGGCGCCGGACACGCAGCGCAGCATCGTGGTGGCACCGCAGCGCATGCCGAGCATCGCGCAGGCGAAGGCGATGGCGGTGGCGATCGCCGCGGCGGACAGCAGCCAGTGGGCGGAGTCGGCCGACTACGGCACCGCCGTCAAGGCGAAGGCCGACCCGAAGGCCAACCACAAGGTTCCCTCGTCCAGCGCCTACCCGAAGTCGCTGCGCAAGCAGGAACTGCCCGTCGACGCCTTCCGGCAACTCCACGAGGTGCAGCTCAACCTCAACGACTTCGTGGTGATCCTCACCATCAAGGACCGCGTGACCGTGCCGTTCCGCAACGCGATGCTGCGGGCGACCTCCACCGGGTGGCGCGGCGACAACAGCGGCGAGAAGGCGTACCGCGACTCGATCGGCACCTACCTCACCGACCTGATCGACTCGGTCCACATCCTGCAGAAGTCCAATCTCACACTCTCCGGCCGCAGCGGCACCATCCCGGTCACCGTGAAGAACGAGCTGGGCCAGCAGATCAACGGCCTGGTGCTGCGGCTCAGCTCCAACTCCAACATCCGGCTCAAGATCAAGGACCCGCAGCAGCCGATCACCATCGACGGCGGCCATACCCGTACCCTGAAATTCCAGACCACGGCGAGCGCCAACGGTCCGGCACAGATCACCGCACACCTCTACACCCAGAACGGCGCGCTGTACGGCGGCACCGTGGACTTCAAGGTCCAGCTCACCAACGTCACCGACCTGGTGATGCTGATCATCGCGGCCGGTCTGCTGCTTCTGGTGCTCGCCGGGGTACGGATCTATCGTCAGCGCAAACGCCACGCAGCCGCGGAAGGCGGCACGAACGGTGGCACGAACGGCGGAGCGAACGGCGGCGGCGGCGACACCGACGGCACCGGCCCCGAGCAGCCGGGTGACCCTGCAGCTGACACCGGCCAGGACAGCACCGAGCCGTCCCCGGCAGGTGAGAAAGTGGACGGATAGCCAGCGGACAATAAGGTGGGGCACTGATGAACGCGCCGTACGACGGTGATCGCGACGCTGCGGGCCAGATGCCTCACACGCCCGAGCAGCACGCCGCGCCACCCGATCCCTATGCGCAGGACGGTTACGCCTACCAGCAGCCGTACCCGCAGCAGTACCCCCAGCCGGGCCCCGCGGGGCCCGGCCCGTCCGGCGACCAGTTCTACGACCAGTCGGCGCACCCCCCGCAGCAGCCGCACCCTCCGCAGGCTCAGCAACCTCAGCAGCAGGCCGGCTACTACTGGCAGCAGCCGTCTCCCGCGACCTACCAGCAGATGACGTACGGCGACAACCCGGCCTCGCTCTATGTCGACGACCTCGGCCAGACCGGCGCGATTCCGGTCTTCGACTCCTACGAGCACCTCTTCCGCGACCAGCAGCAGGGCGGGTACGCCCCACCGCAGCAGGACCCACAGCAGCAGGGGCAGGGGCAGGGCTACCAGCAGGCGTACCAGCAGCCGCAGGACCCGCGCCAGGGCTACTACCAGCAGCCCCAGCCCGGCTACGCGCAGCCGTACGGCTACCCGCAGGTCCCCGACAACGAAGGCACCGGTTACTCCGAGCCCGCGTACGAGGAACAGCCGTACGGGCAGCCGACCACCTACCAGGGCGACCACCAGTACGTCGAGCAGGGCTACGTCGACCCGCAGCAGGTCGATCCCCCGCAGTACGGCCAGGGCACCGGCGCCGGCTACGTGGACCCGCGCTACGCCGACCCCCGATACGCCCCGGCGTACCAGCCGCAGCCCGGGCAGCCGGCCCCGGCCGGGGTGCCGGCCGGCGCCCCGGTGGAGGGCACCGGACTACCGCCGCGGGACGCCACCGGGCAGATCCCGGTCGTCGCGCCCGCCAGCGGCGGCAAGGCCGGCAACATCCTCAAGTCCAGCGCGCTCATGGCCGCCGGCACCCTCGTCTCCCGGGTGACCGGCTTCGTGCGCACCCTGGTCATCGCCGCCGCGATCGGTGTGGCCACCCTCGGCGACTCCTACGCCGTCGCCAACGTGCTGCCGACGATGATCTACATCCTCACCATCGGCGGTGGCCTGAACTCCGTCTTCGTGCCGCAGCTCGCACGCGCGATGAAGAACGACGAGGACGGTGGCGCGGCCTACGCCAACCGGCTGCTGACCGTGGTCATGGTGGTGCTGGGCGGCATCGTGGCGATCACCGTGGCCGGAGCGCCGCTGCTGGTCAAGATGATGTCCCCGAAGATCGCGCAGAACCCCGACTCGTACGACGTGGCGATCTCCTTCGCCCGCTACTGCCTGCCGACGATCTTCTTCATGGGCGTGCACGTCGTGATGGGGCAGGTGCTCAACGCCCGCGGCCGGTTCGGCGCCATGATGTGGACGCCGGTGCTCAACAACATCGTGGTGATCTTCACCTTCCTGATGTCCATCTGGGTCTACGGCCCCTTCAGCAGCACCCGGATGGACTCCAGCACGATCACCCCGCAAGGCGCACGGCTGCTGGGCATGGGCACCTTGCTGGGCCTGGTGGTCCAGTCGCTGTCGATGCTGCCGTACCTACGGGACGCGGGCTTCAAGTTCCGGCCGCGCTTCGACTGGCGCGGCCACGGCCTGGGCCACACCGCCAAGCTGGCGAAGTGGACGTTCTTCTTCGTGCTGGCCAACCAGGCCGGGCTGATCGTCGTCACCCAACTCGCCACCTGGGCGGGCGCCGACGCGGACAAGAGCGGCTACCAGGGCACAGGCATCACCGCCTACAACAACGCGCTGCTGATCTGGCAGATGCCACAGGCCATCATCACCGTCTCGGTGATGGCGGCGGTACTGCCGCGGATCTCCCGGGCGGCCGCCGACGGCGACATCGCCTCGGTCCGCGACGACATCTCCTACGGCCTGCGGACATCGGCGGTGGCGATCGTGCCCGCCGGGTTCGCCTTCCTGGCGCTGGGCGTGCCGATGTGCGGCCTGCTGTACGCCAGCACCGGCGCGGAGTCCGCCCGGAACATCGGCTTCATCGTGATGGCCTTCGGAGTCGGGCTGATCCCGTTCTCCGCCCAGTACGTGATCCTGCGCGGCTTCTACGCCTTCGAGGACACCCGCACCCCCTTCTACAACACGGTGGTGGTGGCCGCGGTCAACGCGATCGCCTCCGTCATCTCCTTCCTCATCCTGCCCACCCGGTGGGCCGTCGTCGGCATGGCCTTCTCCTACGGCCTCGCGTACGCGGTCGGTGTCGGGGTGGCCGCCAAGCGGCTGCGCGGACGGTTGCAGGGCGACCTGGACGGCAAGCGGGTCATGCGCACCTACGCCCGGCTCACCGGCGCCTGCGTGCCCGCGGCGGCCGTGGCCGGGATCGCCGTGGTCGTCATCCTCAAGGCGCTGGGCAGCGGCGCGGCCGGCTCGATGGCCGCTCTGGTGGTCGGCGGCGGGCTGCTGCTGGGCGTGTTCGTGATCGCGGCCAAGCGGATGAGAATCGAGGAGATGACCGCGATGATCGGGATGGTGCGGGGTCGTCTCGGCCGCTGAACACGTGCCCCGGCTTTCCCGCTCCGTACCGCACAACCATCATGGTGGGCTGTGTGTCGTGCATAGAGCCGGAGTGCGGGCACAATTGTCATCGGCGTGACGTGAGAACGTGCAATGGATGGGGAGGCAGGAACGACGGTGGCGGATCGGAGCACGGCCGCCGTCGGAGTGGCCAACGAGGGCGGCGAGGGTTCGTCCTCCGCCCGGCAGGGCAGCGCCACTCCCGACGGCACCACGACGGACGAGCAGACCAGCGGCACCGCCGAGGACACCACAGCCCAGGAGCAGCCCGACACCGAACCGGCCGCTGAACCGATCGCGGGGGCGCCGAGCGAGAGCACGGCCCAGGACATCGTACGGATCGAGGCCGCTGACGAGGACACCGGCCCCGCCGAGCCGACCGAACCCCTCGAAGCCGTCCCGCCAGCCGAGCCTGTAGCGCCCGCCGGCAAGCCCACCAAGGCCGTCGGCGCCGATCGACCCGCCGAACCCGTGGAGCCGAGCCCCGAGTCCACCAAGACGGCCGCTGCGCCGCCCGCGCCCGCCCCGGCTCCGGCCAAGCCCCGGATCACCGCTCCCGATCTGCACAGCGGCCACAAGCTGGCCCGCCGCTACCAGCTCGCCGAATGCGTGACCCGGGTCGACGGCTTCAGCAGCTGGCGCGCGGTCGACGAGAAGCTGCGCCGGGCGGTGGGCGTCCACGTACTGCCCGCCGACCACCCGCAGGCCCGTCCGGTGATGGCCGCGGCCCGCTCCGCCGCCCTGCTCGGCGACCCCCGCTTCGTCCAGGTCCTCGACGCCGTCGAGGACAACGACCTCGTCTACGTGATCCACGAATGGCTGCCCGACGCGGTCTCGCTCGGGGATCTGCTCAGGACCGGCCCGCTGGAGCCGCACGAGGCGTACCAGATGGTCAGCCAGGTCTCCCAGGGCATGGCGGCCGCCCATCGCGAGGGCCTGTCCCATCTGCGGCTCGACCCGGGGGCGGTGCTGCGCACGGTCTCCGGCCAGTACCGCATCCGCGGGCTCGCCGTCGCCGCGGCGCTGCGCGGCCTGAAGTCGGACCAGCAGCGGCGGCAGGACACCGAGGCGATCGGCGCGCTGCTCTACGCCGCGTTGACCCAGCGCTGGCCGTACGAGGAGGACGCCCACGGTCTGACCGGCCTGCCCAAGGGCGTCGGCCTGATCGCCCCCGACCAGGTCCGGGCCGGCGTCCACCGCGGCCTGTCGGAGATCGCGATGCGGGCGCTCGCCAACGACGGCGCCACCGCCTCTCGCGAGGAGCCGCCCTGCACCACCCCGGAGGAGCTGGCCAAGGTCGTCGCGGGCATCCCGCGCATCCGACCTCCGGAGCAGCCCTCACCGGCCTACGGAGTGGCGTCCTTCCAGCAGCCCCCGGCCCCGCCGAGGGCCGGTGCTCCCCGCCAGGCGACCGTGATCGCCGGACCGCCGCCCGCGCTGCCGGGCCGCACCGGCCAGGTCCTCAAGTGGGCTGTGGCCGCGCTGCTGATCGTCGCGATCGGCCTCGGCAGCTGGCAGCTCGCGGACACCCTGCAGTCCCGGGAAGGGCACTCGGCCACCCCGACACCCACCGGTCAGAAGGGCGGCCAGGCATCGGCGCGACCGTCAGCCGGGCCGATCCCCATCGTCACGGCCAAGGACTACGACCCGTTCGGTTCGGACGGCGGCGAGAACCCGACGCAGGTGAAGTTCGCCTACGACAACCGTCCGAGCACCTCCTGGGAGACCAGCTGGTACACGGACGCCCACTTCGGCAACCTCAAGTCGGGAGTCGGACTGATCCTGGACCTGGGCAGCGCCAAGAACGTCGGCAGCGTGAAGGTGGACTTCGTCGGGCAGACCTCGGTGGACCTGTTGGCGGCACCCGCGGGCACGTCCACGATGCCGACCGACTTCGACACCTTCACCAAGGTCGCCAGCGGTTCGGGCACGGAGGCGAAGCTCACCCCGAAGAGCAAGGTGACCACGCGCTTCCTGCTGGTCTGGCTGACCACACTGCCGCCCACCTCGGACGGCCACTTCCGTGGCCAGGTGTCCGAGATCCACGTCACGGGCTGAGCGCCCGGCGGTCAGCGGACGAGGGGGCCTGCAGTGGAGGGAAGCGCACTCGGGGACGCCGAGCTTCTCGCCCGCCATGTCGCGGGCGATCCTGACGCCTTCGGCGAGCTGGTGCGGCGTCACCGGGATCGGCTCTGGGCAGTTGCCCTGCGCACCCTGGGGGACCGCGAGGAAGCCGCTGACGCCGTCCAGGACGCGCTGGTGTCCGCCTTCCGCTCCGCCCATACCTTCCGCGGCCAGTCGGCCGTCACCACCTGGCTGCACCGCATCACCGTGAACGCCTGCCTGGACCGGGTCCGCAGGGCCTCCTCCCGGCGCACCTCGCCGGTCACGGACGAGAAGAGCCTCGATGCGCTCATGGAGCCGCACGAGTCCGCGGAGGCGCCAGCGGAGCGCGGCGAACTGCACCGGGAGCTGCTCGCGGCGCTCGCCACCCTCCCCGTCGAACAGCGTGCCGCGCTGGTGCTGGTCGACATGCAGGGCTATCCGGTCGCCGAGGCCGCCGCGGTTCTCGATGTGCCGACCGGCACGGTGAAGAGCCGCTGCGCCCGCGGCCGGGCCCGTCTGCTGCCGCTTCTGCGTCATCTGCGGGCCGGCACGGAAGAGGCGCCGGCCGCTCCATCCGCACCGACGGCCGGCCGGCCATCCGCTGATCGGCCACCCGGGCAGCGGCCTGCCCCGGAGAACGGACGGAACCGGGCGGAGGGGACATCCGTCCCACCGACAGGATCGACGCAGGACGGAGGTGGACACCGATGACATCGGCACCGGACAGCAGGCCGCATCCCGAGGTCACGGAGATCTCCGACCTGACCGAGGACCTGCTCGCACCGGAGCGGGCGGTCGAGGTCCGCCTGCACCTGGCGGAGTGCCCGCTCTGCGCCGACGTCCTGGTCTCCCTCACGGAGATCAGCAGCCTGCTCGGCGAGCTGCCGGCGGACGAGCGGATGCCCGCCGGCGTGGCCGACCGGATCGACGCGGCGCTCGCGGCCGAGGCGGCGACCGACGACAACGGTCGGCCGGATGTTCCACAGCGCGATGTTTCACGTGGAACATCGCCGAGCGGCGCGAGCCGTGTTCCACGTGGAACATCCGCCGCTCCCGCCGGTCGTCCCACCACCGATACCAGGCCGGGTCGTTCCGACCGATCCGACCGGTCTGGCCGACGTCGGCGGCGGGCTTTCACGCTCGCGGCCGGCTGGGCGGTCGGAGTCCTCGTGCTCGGCGGCATCGTCTACGGCGTGGTGTCGGCCGGGCAGAACTCGTCGAGTAGCGACGCCAGTGCCTCGAGCGCCGCCGGCGCCAAGCGATCGGACTCCACTCGGGCGGCAGGTTCGATCGCCGACCAGGTACGGCAACTGCTCGCCGATCCCTACTCCCCGAACCGGGCCGGCGGCGGTTCCACCACGGCCCCCAACGATGGCGTGTCCCCGATGTTCAACGGGACCGGCCCGGGCACCGGCTCGACGCCGAGCAACAGTGAAGACCAAAGCCAGGGTCACGTGGTGGCCGACGCGCCTTCATGTGTTCTCAAGGCCACGCGTCGGACCCAGGCGCCCTTGGCCGTCGGCAAGGACCGCTATCAGGGCACCGACTCGTATCTTGTGGTGCTCCCGCACGCGGCCGACAGCGGGCTGGTGGACGCGTTCGTCGTCGATGCCTCCTGCTCGCCCGATGCTCCGGGCACCGTGCTCTTCCAGGGCACCTATCCGCGTCGGTAGCCGGTCCCGGACGAGCACACGAGCGGCGTACCGACAGGGGAATGCCGGGCCCGTAGTATCCGTTAGGCAGGACGAGAGTCCAGCCAGGGCCCCGCAGTAGTTCGCAGAGACGAGGAAAACATCCGTGACCGACGTCCGTAACGTGATCATCATCGGCTCAGGGCCTGCGGGGTACACCGCGGCGCTCTACACGGCGCGTGCCTCTCTCAACCCGCTGGTCTTCGAAGGCTCCGTGACCGCGGGCGGTGCGCTGATGAACACCACCGAGGTGGAGAACTTCCCCGGCTTCCGGGACGGCATCCTGGGCCCGGATCTGATGGACAACATGCGGGCCCAGGCCGAGCGCTTCGGTGCCGAGCTGATTCCGGACGATATCGTCGCGGTCGACTTCAGCGGTGACATCAAGTCGGTCACCGACTCGGCGGGCACGGTCCACCAGGCGCGGGCCATCATCGTCACGACCGGCTCGCAGCACCGCAAGCTCAACCTCCCCAACGAGGACCAGCTCTCCGGTCGCGGCGTCTCGTGGTGTGCCACCTGTGACGGCTTCTTCTTCCGCGACCAGGACATCGCCGTGATCGGTGGTGGCGACACCGCGATGGAAGAGGCGACTTTCCTCTCCCGGTTCGCCAAGTCGGTGAAGATCGTGCACCGCCGGGACAGCCTGCGGGCGTCCAAGGCGATGCAGGAGCGGGCGTTCGCCGACCCGAAGATCTCCTTCGTCTGGGACAGCGAGGTGGCGGAGATCAAGGGTGACGGCAAG comes from Streptomyces sp. NBC_00448 and encodes:
- a CDS encoding CCA tRNA nucleotidyltransferase — encoded protein: MPNVSNAAQPPQAHHRIEPVAEDLGRLFSAAGFKLALVGGSVRDTLLGRLGNDLDFTTDARPEQVLKILRPWADALWEVGIAFGTVGARKDVPAGEGEEARSFQVEVTTYRSEVYDRTSRKPEVSYGDTIEEDLVRRDFTVNAMAVALPETEFVDPYGGLDDLAARLLRTPGTPESSFSDDPLRMMRAARFAAQLDFEVAPEVVAAMTAMADRITIVSAERVRDELNKLLLSDHPRKGLRLLVDTGLADQVLPELSALRLERDEHFRHKDVYEHTLTVLEQAIDLETDGPDLVLRLAALLHDIGKPRTRRFEPDGRVSFHHHEVVGAKMTKSRMMKLKYPNEMVKDVSRLVELHLRFHGYGSGEWTDSAVRRYVRDAGPLLERLHRLTRSDCTTRNKRKAAALSRTYDGLEARIAELQEREELDAIRPDLDGNQIMGILGVPPSPVVGKAYQHLLELRLENGPLGEDAAVAALKEWWAAQS
- a CDS encoding DUF6049 family protein — translated: MGEAAQAAGRAPTAPRRRLLRGTALLAGAALLTGLLQAVGATTSHAAPELAATAATGSRAAAVTVTDLSPRIPSSSDSITVTGTVVNNGKSKIADARMAAHVPPGGAVHTRSALLSEESRTGFDVTLDGKDINGHQVTMPDLAPGQSAKFTMKIPVSALYLGPSGGVYVVGIALDGQNAEVPADHVLGIKRVFLPWYGNSSGAKSTRLTNLWPLTDRPHVDPRGDSDSQQSPIFTDDDLVKELKPGGRLDEMVRLGSTLPVTWVVDPDLLATVEAMTKPYRVAGPGGDVTHPTDGTGSTVAKQWLNSLKTAVAGHQVVALPFGDPDIASLAHHAKGQTSDLNLVKTGTALGKTTVDLILGVQSLTNVAWPVDGAIDPSVVSVARASGADQIITRNDSLREHATLDHTPTSARSIGGGTTAVNTDAVLSTDFDGDMSKPQNASLAIQNYLAQTLLITLEAPDTQRSIVVAPQRMPSIAQAKAMAVAIAAADSSQWAESADYGTAVKAKADPKANHKVPSSSAYPKSLRKQELPVDAFRQLHEVQLNLNDFVVILTIKDRVTVPFRNAMLRATSTGWRGDNSGEKAYRDSIGTYLTDLIDSVHILQKSNLTLSGRSGTIPVTVKNELGQQINGLVLRLSSNSNIRLKIKDPQQPITIDGGHTRTLKFQTTASANGPAQITAHLYTQNGALYGGTVDFKVQLTNVTDLVMLIIAAGLLLLVLAGVRIYRQRKRHAAAEGGTNGGTNGGANGGGGDTDGTGPEQPGDPAADTGQDSTEPSPAGEKVDG
- the murJ gene encoding murein biosynthesis integral membrane protein MurJ; this encodes MNAPYDGDRDAAGQMPHTPEQHAAPPDPYAQDGYAYQQPYPQQYPQPGPAGPGPSGDQFYDQSAHPPQQPHPPQAQQPQQQAGYYWQQPSPATYQQMTYGDNPASLYVDDLGQTGAIPVFDSYEHLFRDQQQGGYAPPQQDPQQQGQGQGYQQAYQQPQDPRQGYYQQPQPGYAQPYGYPQVPDNEGTGYSEPAYEEQPYGQPTTYQGDHQYVEQGYVDPQQVDPPQYGQGTGAGYVDPRYADPRYAPAYQPQPGQPAPAGVPAGAPVEGTGLPPRDATGQIPVVAPASGGKAGNILKSSALMAAGTLVSRVTGFVRTLVIAAAIGVATLGDSYAVANVLPTMIYILTIGGGLNSVFVPQLARAMKNDEDGGAAYANRLLTVVMVVLGGIVAITVAGAPLLVKMMSPKIAQNPDSYDVAISFARYCLPTIFFMGVHVVMGQVLNARGRFGAMMWTPVLNNIVVIFTFLMSIWVYGPFSSTRMDSSTITPQGARLLGMGTLLGLVVQSLSMLPYLRDAGFKFRPRFDWRGHGLGHTAKLAKWTFFFVLANQAGLIVVTQLATWAGADADKSGYQGTGITAYNNALLIWQMPQAIITVSVMAAVLPRISRAAADGDIASVRDDISYGLRTSAVAIVPAGFAFLALGVPMCGLLYASTGAESARNIGFIVMAFGVGLIPFSAQYVILRGFYAFEDTRTPFYNTVVVAAVNAIASVISFLILPTRWAVVGMAFSYGLAYAVGVGVAAKRLRGRLQGDLDGKRVMRTYARLTGACVPAAAVAGIAVVVILKALGSGAAGSMAALVVGGGLLLGVFVIAAKRMRIEEMTAMIGMVRGRLGR
- a CDS encoding serine/threonine protein kinase — protein: MADRSTAAVGVANEGGEGSSSARQGSATPDGTTTDEQTSGTAEDTTAQEQPDTEPAAEPIAGAPSESTAQDIVRIEAADEDTGPAEPTEPLEAVPPAEPVAPAGKPTKAVGADRPAEPVEPSPESTKTAAAPPAPAPAPAKPRITAPDLHSGHKLARRYQLAECVTRVDGFSSWRAVDEKLRRAVGVHVLPADHPQARPVMAAARSAALLGDPRFVQVLDAVEDNDLVYVIHEWLPDAVSLGDLLRTGPLEPHEAYQMVSQVSQGMAAAHREGLSHLRLDPGAVLRTVSGQYRIRGLAVAAALRGLKSDQQRRQDTEAIGALLYAALTQRWPYEEDAHGLTGLPKGVGLIAPDQVRAGVHRGLSEIAMRALANDGATASREEPPCTTPEELAKVVAGIPRIRPPEQPSPAYGVASFQQPPAPPRAGAPRQATVIAGPPPALPGRTGQVLKWAVAALLIVAIGLGSWQLADTLQSREGHSATPTPTGQKGGQASARPSAGPIPIVTAKDYDPFGSDGGENPTQVKFAYDNRPSTSWETSWYTDAHFGNLKSGVGLILDLGSAKNVGSVKVDFVGQTSVDLLAAPAGTSTMPTDFDTFTKVASGSGTEAKLTPKSKVTTRFLLVWLTTLPPTSDGHFRGQVSEIHVTG
- the sigM gene encoding RNA polymerase sigma factor SigM, with product MEGSALGDAELLARHVAGDPDAFGELVRRHRDRLWAVALRTLGDREEAADAVQDALVSAFRSAHTFRGQSAVTTWLHRITVNACLDRVRRASSRRTSPVTDEKSLDALMEPHESAEAPAERGELHRELLAALATLPVEQRAALVLVDMQGYPVAEAAAVLDVPTGTVKSRCARGRARLLPLLRHLRAGTEEAPAAPSAPTAGRPSADRPPGQRPAPENGRNRAEGTSVPPTGSTQDGGGHR
- a CDS encoding anti-sigma factor family protein — encoded protein: MTSAPDSRPHPEVTEISDLTEDLLAPERAVEVRLHLAECPLCADVLVSLTEISSLLGELPADERMPAGVADRIDAALAAEAATDDNGRPDVPQRDVSRGTSPSGASRVPRGTSAAPAGRPTTDTRPGRSDRSDRSGRRRRRAFTLAAGWAVGVLVLGGIVYGVVSAGQNSSSSDASASSAAGAKRSDSTRAAGSIADQVRQLLADPYSPNRAGGGSTTAPNDGVSPMFNGTGPGTGSTPSNSEDQSQGHVVADAPSCVLKATRRTQAPLAVGKDRYQGTDSYLVVLPHAADSGLVDAFVVDASCSPDAPGTVLFQGTYPRR
- the trxB gene encoding thioredoxin-disulfide reductase — protein: MTDVRNVIIIGSGPAGYTAALYTARASLNPLVFEGSVTAGGALMNTTEVENFPGFRDGILGPDLMDNMRAQAERFGAELIPDDIVAVDFSGDIKSVTDSAGTVHQARAIIVTTGSQHRKLNLPNEDQLSGRGVSWCATCDGFFFRDQDIAVIGGGDTAMEEATFLSRFAKSVKIVHRRDSLRASKAMQERAFADPKISFVWDSEVAEIKGDGKLAGLTLRNTTNGDTSELPVTGLFIAIGHDPRTELFKGVLDLDAEGYLTVQAPSTRTNVPGVFAAGDVVDHTYRQAITAAGTGCSAALDAERYLAALTDAEKTA